In one window of Mobiluncus massiliensis DNA:
- a CDS encoding glycosyltransferase, whose translation MKIVIAADSYPPDVSGNAIFSQNLAHGLRARGHSVHVIAPSPVSRPYIANVAGITEHRMRSHEFAYLRGFSLSMPWEITRTVRRILQGLNPDVVHVQSHLSVGRVACKYANELGLPLIVTNHFTPENLLDRLSCGVPKFISKLLADMAWRDMGNVFQRADRLVAPSPTAIAVMKEHAHLGGGVSISNGVNLPIYQAAAQNAEKNSIPHLLYVGRLEKQKHVEDIIAALALLQPSTKLHFDIVGTGTKKEDLRRKAAELRVIDRVTFHDYLDDDALIEMYARSDIFVNASTGELQSLATLEALSSGIPVVLANAVGLPHLVSPGVNGYLFQPGDVEALSDYLEDLAINEQKRKFMGKMSLEIAQPHDFENTLDSYEALYRCAQEENATARQHLDAIDPDYVFPQE comes from the coding sequence ATGAAGATCGTTATCGCGGCTGATTCATATCCCCCAGATGTGAGTGGGAATGCGATTTTTTCCCAGAACCTGGCTCACGGACTGCGCGCTCGGGGCCACAGCGTTCATGTCATCGCTCCTTCCCCGGTTTCCCGGCCGTACATCGCCAACGTGGCGGGTATTACCGAACACCGGATGCGTTCCCACGAGTTCGCCTATCTCCGCGGTTTCTCTCTGAGCATGCCTTGGGAAATCACTCGCACCGTGCGCCGAATTCTGCAGGGCTTGAACCCCGACGTGGTACATGTGCAATCTCACCTCAGTGTGGGGCGGGTCGCGTGCAAATACGCCAACGAATTGGGACTGCCGTTAATCGTCACGAACCACTTCACTCCGGAAAACCTCCTTGACCGCCTCTCTTGTGGCGTCCCAAAGTTCATCAGCAAGCTGCTGGCGGATATGGCCTGGAGGGACATGGGAAACGTGTTTCAGCGAGCCGATCGCTTGGTCGCTCCCAGCCCTACCGCTATCGCAGTCATGAAAGAACACGCGCATCTCGGCGGTGGCGTCTCCATCAGCAACGGGGTGAATTTGCCGATTTACCAAGCTGCCGCTCAAAATGCTGAAAAAAACTCAATTCCCCACCTTTTGTACGTGGGCCGTCTGGAAAAACAGAAACACGTAGAAGACATCATCGCCGCCCTGGCCCTGCTGCAGCCCTCTACCAAACTGCACTTTGACATTGTGGGAACCGGCACTAAAAAGGAAGATTTACGGCGGAAAGCGGCGGAACTGCGGGTCATAGACCGGGTTACTTTCCATGATTACCTAGACGATGACGCCCTCATCGAGATGTACGCACGCAGCGATATTTTTGTCAATGCCTCCACCGGGGAGTTGCAGTCTTTGGCGACTTTGGAGGCGTTGAGCTCGGGCATTCCGGTAGTCTTGGCGAATGCGGTGGGTCTGCCGCACTTGGTGAGTCCCGGAGTCAATGGCTACCTGTTCCAGCCTGGAGATGTTGAGGCCCTCTCTGATTACCTGGAGGACCTGGCTATAAACGAGCAAAAACGCAAGTTTATGGGCAAGATGAGCTTAGAGATAGCCCAACCCCATGACTTTGAAAATACTCTGGACAGCTACGAAGCCCTGTACCGCTGTGCTCAGGAAGAAAACGCGACAGCACGCCAGCATCTGGACGCCATCGATCCCGACTACGTGTTCCCCCAAGAATAG